Proteins encoded in a region of the Cytobacillus pseudoceanisediminis genome:
- a CDS encoding undecaprenyl-diphosphate phosphatase: MSKLEAFILGIIQGLTEFLPISSTGHLYLGRHLFGLDEAGLFLDTMLHIGTLLAVLVVYKNELLQIVKKPFGKLSILLIVGTIPAVIVGLLLSDMFDSISKSGVTIGWEFLFTGFILWIADGVKKGAKKMDSITYGDALFIGTFQAAAIFPAVSRSGLTIAAGLFRKLDRETAAYFSFLLSIPAIAGGIVMQFGELMSGHTEAITLGSMLMATLSSALFGYAAVVWMINFLKRKSLKIFAVYVWILGFTIILLQMTGIFKFLMGRYQNGRNYCQHF, translated from the coding sequence ATGTCAAAGCTGGAGGCTTTCATTCTGGGAATCATACAGGGGCTCACAGAGTTCCTGCCTATATCCAGTACAGGACATTTATATTTGGGGAGACATCTATTTGGGCTTGATGAGGCAGGCCTCTTCCTTGATACAATGCTGCATATAGGAACTTTACTGGCAGTCCTTGTCGTATACAAAAATGAATTGCTTCAAATCGTAAAGAAGCCATTCGGCAAGCTATCTATCCTTCTGATTGTCGGTACGATTCCAGCCGTAATCGTTGGGCTGCTGCTGAGTGACATGTTTGATTCAATTTCAAAATCCGGGGTTACAATCGGCTGGGAATTTCTATTTACGGGGTTCATACTCTGGATTGCTGACGGTGTTAAGAAAGGTGCCAAAAAGATGGACAGCATCACATATGGAGATGCCCTGTTTATCGGCACCTTTCAGGCAGCCGCCATCTTTCCGGCAGTCTCCAGATCCGGATTAACCATTGCAGCAGGCCTCTTTAGAAAGCTCGACAGGGAAACAGCGGCTTATTTTTCATTTCTGCTATCCATTCCTGCCATCGCAGGCGGCATTGTTATGCAATTTGGGGAATTGATGTCCGGTCACACAGAAGCCATAACCCTTGGAAGTATGTTGATGGCAACTTTGTCTTCAGCACTCTTTGGCTATGCAGCAGTCGTTTGGATGATTAATTTTCTAAAACGAAAATCCTTGAAGATATTTGCTGTATACGTTTGGATATTAGGGTTCACCATTATACTCCTGCAAATGACCGGGATTTTTAAATTTCTAATGGGGAGGTATCAGAATGGAAGAAATTATTGCCAGCATTTTTGA
- a CDS encoding DUF4870 domain-containing protein, with product MNDYKMPSNDERLLAAAIYVTSFFTTFIGPLIIWLLKKNDSEFVDYHGKEYLNFLISYTIYSVISVVLMIILIGVITIWIVGILAFVFTIVAAVKAYEGKEYRIPLVFRILK from the coding sequence ATGAATGATTATAAAATGCCTTCCAATGATGAAAGGCTTTTAGCAGCAGCCATCTATGTAACCAGTTTTTTTACAACTTTTATCGGACCGCTGATCATTTGGCTCTTAAAAAAGAATGACTCGGAGTTTGTAGATTATCATGGCAAGGAATATTTAAATTTTTTAATTTCCTATACGATTTACAGCGTCATCAGCGTAGTGCTTATGATCATCTTAATTGGGGTGATTACTATTTGGATCGTGGGAATTCTTGCTTTCGTCTTCACAATAGTAGCTGCTGTCAAAGCGTATGAAGGCAAGGAGTACAGAATACCTTTAGTTTTCAGGATTTTAAAGTAA
- a CDS encoding PLD nuclease N-terminal domain-containing protein encodes MEFLESINWAILAPIVIIQLILIAIAIIDLVKIEKANGPKWVWALIILFINLLGPIIYFIFGRRS; translated from the coding sequence ATGGAATTTTTAGAAAGCATTAACTGGGCAATTCTTGCACCTATAGTCATCATTCAGCTTATATTAATCGCCATTGCCATTATTGATCTGGTAAAAATAGAAAAAGCAAATGGGCCTAAATGGGTATGGGCTCTTATTATTTTATTTATAAACCTGCTGGGGCCAATTATTTACTTTATTTTTGGAAGGAGAAGCTGA
- a CDS encoding TlpA disulfide reductase family protein — protein MKKFLFAAAVIVVLLFIVDKTILKEKGVVEQAGQMQKYDKMEDPEDLPVGLEKGNLAPDFELTDMEGNPVKLSDYRGKAVLLNFWASWCPPCRAEMPHMEKLYNKYKDENFDILAVNLTNTEKNSGDAEKFVKELGLTFTIPMDVKGEAGSDYNIMAYPTSYFIDSDGVIREKVLGALNEEYMEKEIKKLP, from the coding sequence ATGAAAAAGTTTCTATTCGCAGCCGCAGTTATTGTCGTTTTGCTGTTTATTGTTGACAAAACAATTCTCAAGGAAAAAGGGGTAGTAGAGCAAGCCGGACAAATGCAGAAATACGATAAAATGGAAGACCCTGAAGATTTGCCTGTTGGTTTGGAGAAAGGAAACCTTGCTCCTGATTTTGAACTGACAGATATGGAAGGAAACCCAGTAAAACTCTCCGATTATAGAGGCAAGGCAGTTTTGTTAAATTTCTGGGCAAGCTGGTGTCCTCCTTGCCGTGCAGAAATGCCGCATATGGAGAAGCTGTATAATAAGTATAAAGATGAAAATTTCGATATTCTTGCAGTCAATCTTACAAACACTGAAAAAAATAGCGGTGACGCAGAGAAATTCGTAAAAGAGCTGGGGCTGACTTTTACAATTCCTATGGATGTAAAAGGCGAGGCAGGTTCTGACTATAATATAATGGCCTATCCTACAAGCTATTTTATTGATTCCGATGGTGTTATTAGAGAGAAAGTTTTGGGAGCTTTAAATGAAGAGTATATGGAGAAGGAAATCAAAAAGCTTCCATAA
- a CDS encoding DedA family protein, with amino-acid sequence MEEIIASIFEILSQLGYAGIALGLMVEVIPSEIVLSYGGFLVSTGDIHFTGALLAGIAGGTLAQLFLYWLGAYGGRPVLDKYGKYLLIQKKHLDASEKWFEKYGTGVIFTARFIPVIRHAISIPAGIAKMPLSVFTVYTIAAMVPWTVLFLLLGMELGDHWRDIKEYAKPFILPIIVIALGSGVFYFLQNAKKLT; translated from the coding sequence ATGGAAGAAATTATTGCCAGCATTTTTGAAATACTTTCCCAGCTGGGTTATGCCGGCATTGCACTTGGATTAATGGTTGAGGTGATACCAAGCGAAATTGTCCTGAGCTATGGCGGCTTTTTAGTCAGCACCGGAGACATCCATTTTACAGGTGCCCTGCTTGCGGGGATTGCAGGCGGAACATTAGCTCAGCTGTTTCTTTACTGGCTTGGCGCGTATGGAGGAAGGCCTGTTCTTGATAAGTATGGAAAATATTTACTGATTCAAAAAAAACATTTGGATGCTTCAGAGAAATGGTTTGAAAAGTATGGAACTGGAGTGATCTTTACGGCCAGATTTATTCCTGTCATACGGCATGCCATATCCATCCCTGCCGGAATTGCCAAAATGCCATTATCGGTCTTTACAGTATATACAATAGCAGCCATGGTGCCATGGACGGTTCTCTTTTTATTATTGGGAATGGAACTTGGTGACCATTGGAGAGACATTAAAGAATACGCAAAACCATTTATATTGCCTATCATAGTCATCGCGTTGGGTTCGGGGGTATTCTATTTTTTACAAAACGCGAAAAAGTTAACATAA
- a CDS encoding ABC transporter ATP-binding protein, translated as MPVVNIINLKKRFQDQEVIKGLDFQLSERKCIALLGANGAGKTTTLKMLAGLVKPDSGSIVFEGSEKADFRRLIGYLPQFPVFYEWMTGNEFLEYAGQLAGLSKSEAKDRAKELLELTGIAEAKNRRIGKYSGGMKQRLGIAQAIIHRPKLVMLDEPVSALDPFGRREVLELMDKLKKESAILFSTHILNDAEEICDEILFLHNGELVESGTLAGLRTKHQQAKIDLAFKENTLQYAEELSLLQPVSSMKLDGEYASFLVEDIEYARELFLTEIMKRNLPLVKFEISRTRLEDVFMKVVQK; from the coding sequence ATGCCAGTTGTAAACATAATAAACCTAAAAAAGCGGTTCCAGGACCAGGAAGTAATAAAAGGTCTGGACTTCCAATTATCTGAAAGAAAATGTATTGCCCTTCTGGGAGCAAATGGGGCAGGAAAAACAACTACATTAAAAATGCTTGCCGGCCTGGTGAAGCCAGATTCAGGTTCGATCGTGTTTGAAGGGTCAGAAAAAGCGGATTTCCGAAGATTAATAGGCTATCTTCCTCAATTTCCTGTTTTTTATGAATGGATGACAGGCAACGAGTTTCTCGAATATGCTGGCCAGCTTGCAGGTCTTTCTAAATCAGAAGCCAAAGACAGAGCAAAAGAACTTCTTGAACTTACCGGTATAGCTGAAGCTAAGAATCGGCGGATTGGAAAATATTCAGGAGGCATGAAGCAGCGGCTTGGCATTGCACAGGCTATAATCCATCGTCCGAAGCTCGTCATGCTTGATGAGCCGGTTTCTGCACTCGACCCATTTGGACGCAGAGAAGTGCTGGAGCTGATGGATAAGCTGAAAAAAGAATCAGCTATCCTATTTTCAACTCATATACTAAATGATGCAGAAGAGATTTGTGATGAAATTTTATTTCTCCATAATGGTGAACTAGTTGAATCAGGGACATTAGCAGGCCTGAGAACTAAACATCAGCAGGCAAAAATTGACTTGGCTTTTAAAGAGAATACACTGCAATATGCAGAAGAATTATCTCTGCTTCAGCCTGTTTCTTCAATGAAATTGGATGGAGAGTATGCGAGCTTTTTGGTAGAGGATATAGAATATGCTAGAGAACTATTCTTAACTGAGATTATGAAACGGAACCTGCCGCTGGTTAAGTTTGAAATCAGCAGAACCAGGCTGGAGGATGTCTTCATGAAGGTGGTGCAAAAATGA
- a CDS encoding S8 family peptidase: MNIKKGIVTGTLSLALCASAVFAGSVSTGQAQTVEKSYLVVFKDEGKLPAGYTDLLRKFGGQIENKLEKLGAVEVSSANPNFLNEIRKSSLVLSAGAENVIYPEAPAVDADLPLDNADLYNSLQWDIKQVTNNGASWNLPGGTGKTADGKDIVVGVIDTGIDYTHPDLKENYAYGKSFVPGYPDPMDENSHGTHVAGSIAAKGRTMGVGPDLKVAAYRVFGPDGGAATSHIAEALITAADDNVDVVNMSLGGYDWFQNPEYTTKETVADVQMFNRAIKYAIQKGVTVVGSAGNNAVDLKSPGQLSGSDNGATHRSPSSQLMIRVSAGGALKNLAFYSNYGVGKIDVMAPGGDLGPNYDPNTGAGRDNSYLALATIPGGGYGYKGGTSMAAPKVAALAGVIIAKHGKDQISPAQVKQIIQSSSEDIFKPGYDEQSGHGLINAVNALK; the protein is encoded by the coding sequence ATGAATATCAAGAAGGGTATCGTAACGGGTACATTAAGTTTGGCATTATGTGCCTCAGCTGTTTTTGCGGGTTCTGTCAGCACTGGACAAGCCCAAACGGTTGAAAAGAGTTACTTAGTCGTTTTTAAAGATGAAGGAAAGCTTCCTGCAGGCTATACAGACCTATTGAGAAAATTTGGAGGACAAATAGAGAATAAGCTCGAAAAATTAGGAGCTGTTGAGGTTTCATCAGCAAATCCTAATTTTCTTAATGAAATCAGGAAATCTTCCTTGGTATTGTCTGCTGGCGCTGAAAATGTTATTTATCCCGAAGCTCCTGCAGTAGATGCAGATCTTCCATTAGATAATGCTGATTTATATAACAGTCTGCAGTGGGATATCAAACAAGTAACAAATAATGGTGCATCATGGAATCTTCCAGGAGGAACTGGAAAGACAGCTGACGGTAAAGATATCGTTGTTGGTGTAATTGACACAGGGATTGACTATACTCATCCAGATTTAAAAGAAAATTATGCATACGGTAAATCCTTTGTTCCAGGCTACCCGGATCCAATGGATGAAAACAGCCATGGAACCCATGTTGCAGGATCCATTGCAGCGAAAGGAAGAACCATGGGTGTCGGACCTGACTTGAAGGTAGCAGCATACCGTGTATTTGGCCCTGATGGCGGTGCAGCGACTTCCCATATCGCCGAAGCCTTAATAACAGCTGCGGACGACAATGTGGATGTTGTCAACATGTCTCTTGGCGGGTATGACTGGTTCCAGAATCCCGAGTATACAACGAAGGAAACCGTAGCGGACGTGCAGATGTTTAACAGAGCCATCAAATATGCGATTCAAAAAGGTGTTACTGTAGTTGGTTCTGCAGGCAATAACGCTGTTGATTTAAAGAGCCCGGGACAGCTGTCAGGTTCTGATAACGGTGCAACACACAGAAGCCCAAGCAGTCAATTGATGATTCGTGTATCTGCTGGAGGAGCTTTAAAGAATCTTGCTTTCTATTCCAATTACGGTGTCGGCAAAATTGATGTCATGGCGCCTGGCGGAGACTTGGGACCAAACTATGATCCAAATACTGGAGCTGGCAGAGACAATTCTTATTTGGCATTAGCAACAATCCCTGGCGGCGGATATGGGTATAAAGGCGGTACTTCTATGGCCGCTCCGAAAGTTGCGGCCCTGGCTGGTGTTATTATCGCAAAACATGGGAAAGACCAAATCTCTCCTGCACAAGTAAAGCAGATCATTCAATCTTCATCAGAAGATATCTTCAAGCCTGGATACGACGAACAATCTGGCCATGGGCTAATTAATGCGGTTAATGCTTTAAAGTAA
- a CDS encoding ABC transporter permease: MNQWMTLFKKEMLEMSRNFKWIWVPLTFIMIAVKEPLTLYYMPQIIDSLGGLPEGAVIELPVPSAGEALAASLSQFNTFGVLIIVLITMGTIAGERKSGVAGLILVKPVSYAWFVTAKWASSMILIWFSYFLSYFLSWYYVGVLFEFISFADFLQSFFVNGIWLTLIVTVVILFNTFMKSPGAVGFISIGIIVILSLLSSSLPHLLEWSPALLSAYSNAFIMGSNPPDELLPSIIVSVVMITLSLLASIAIFKRRELA; encoded by the coding sequence ATGAATCAATGGATGACTTTATTTAAAAAGGAAATGCTTGAAATGTCCAGAAATTTCAAATGGATATGGGTGCCGCTTACTTTTATTATGATAGCTGTAAAAGAGCCGCTGACATTATATTATATGCCTCAGATTATTGATTCTCTTGGCGGGCTGCCGGAAGGAGCAGTCATCGAGCTTCCTGTCCCATCTGCAGGTGAAGCGCTTGCTGCAAGTCTTAGCCAATTCAATACGTTTGGTGTGCTTATTATTGTATTAATTACAATGGGGACTATTGCTGGAGAAAGGAAAAGCGGTGTGGCGGGGCTTATACTGGTAAAACCTGTTTCTTATGCCTGGTTTGTAACGGCGAAGTGGGCTAGCTCTATGATTCTCATTTGGTTTTCATATTTTTTGAGTTATTTCCTCTCCTGGTACTATGTAGGCGTATTGTTTGAATTTATTTCTTTTGCGGATTTTCTCCAGTCCTTCTTTGTTAACGGTATCTGGCTTACTCTTATAGTAACTGTAGTAATACTGTTCAATACGTTTATGAAATCGCCTGGAGCAGTCGGATTTATCTCTATTGGCATCATTGTCATATTAAGCCTATTGAGCAGTTCACTCCCTCATTTGCTGGAATGGAGTCCGGCGCTGCTGTCTGCTTATTCGAATGCTTTTATCATGGGCAGTAATCCCCCGGATGAATTGCTGCCGAGCATCATTGTTTCTGTAGTCATGATCACGCTTTCCCTGCTTGCATCAATTGCTATCTTTAAAAGAAGGGAACTTGCCTGA